A portion of the Acidobacteriota bacterium genome contains these proteins:
- a CDS encoding iron-containing alcohol dehydrogenase, whose product MREFDYDPTTRVVFGENSLDRLGQLASDLGGHRVLLVTDPGIVRAGHVERARQALREAGLECIVFDAVVENPTTTVVERGRDFALDEGGIDFIVGLGGGSSMDAAKGVNFLLTNGGRMEDYWGINKAKRPMLPSIGVPTTAGTGSEAQSFALISQPDTHEKMACGDRKARFRAVILDPVLTASMPADVASVTAMDAISHAVESYVSSKSNHVSRMFAREAWRLLESNFSLSLHVPQDMEARGRMLLGAHWAGAAIENSMLGAAHACANPLTAHFDVTHGVAVSLMLPHVVRYNASVAGNEYHELVTAAGTPNGGPESSADTLSERLAALRSLARLPSRLREVNVGRDAFPALAEDAARQWTGTFNPRRLGVQDAMELYERAF is encoded by the coding sequence ATGCGAGAATTCGACTATGATCCGACGACCCGGGTGGTCTTCGGAGAGAACTCACTGGATCGTCTCGGGCAGCTTGCCTCTGATTTGGGAGGCCATCGGGTGCTGCTGGTGACCGATCCCGGCATCGTTCGCGCCGGCCATGTGGAGCGGGCCCGCCAGGCGCTGCGCGAAGCCGGCTTGGAGTGCATCGTCTTCGACGCCGTCGTGGAGAATCCTACCACCACGGTTGTGGAGCGGGGACGCGACTTCGCTCTGGACGAGGGCGGCATTGACTTCATCGTCGGATTGGGCGGCGGAAGCTCGATGGACGCTGCCAAGGGCGTCAACTTTCTGCTCACCAACGGCGGACGGATGGAGGACTACTGGGGCATCAACAAGGCCAAGAGGCCCATGCTGCCTTCCATCGGCGTTCCCACCACCGCCGGAACCGGCAGCGAGGCTCAATCCTTTGCCTTGATCTCCCAGCCCGACACCCATGAGAAGATGGCCTGCGGCGACCGCAAGGCCCGTTTCCGGGCCGTCATTCTCGATCCGGTGCTGACCGCCTCCATGCCCGCCGACGTGGCCTCGGTGACGGCCATGGACGCCATCTCCCATGCCGTCGAAAGCTACGTCAGCTCCAAGAGCAACCACGTCTCGCGCATGTTCGCGCGGGAGGCCTGGAGGCTGCTGGAGAGCAACTTCTCGCTTTCGCTGCACGTTCCTCAGGACATGGAAGCCCGGGGACGCATGCTGCTGGGCGCCCACTGGGCGGGAGCCGCCATCGAAAATTCCATGCTGGGGGCCGCTCACGCCTGCGCCAATCCGCTGACGGCCCACTTCGACGTCACCCACGGGGTCGCGGTCTCGCTGATGCTGCCTCACGTGGTGCGCTACAACGCCTCGGTGGCCGGAAACGAATACCACGAGCTGGTCACCGCCGCCGGAACCCCCAACGGCGGACCCGAGTCCAGCGCCGACACGCTCAGCGAGCGGCTGGCAGCCCTGCGTTCGCTGGCCCGCTTGCCCTCGAGGTTGCGCGAGGTCAACGTGGGTCGGGATGCCTTCCCGGCCTTGGCCGAGGACGCAGCCCGCCAATGGACGGGCACCTTCAACCCGCGGCGGCTGGGCGTTCAGGACGCCATGGAACTCTACGAACGCGCCTTTTGA
- a CDS encoding PQQ-binding-like beta-propeller repeat protein produces MEKVKTVLGRSLGLVWMALLAAAVAAPLDSAQDWNQWRGGAQQRGLAADTLPANLQPQWKFEIPVGIESSAAIVDGTVYVGGLDGHLYALNLSDGKLKWKYDAGEEIKSSPAVRHGTVYIGDELGNFHAVDARSGQARWVYETNGPVTSSANFFGEWVLFGSYDNNLYCLKTSDGSLVWKLETAGYVHATPAIVGDYVTVAGCDATFRLVRISDGRQVALFELAGYVASSPAIVGRHAYFGNFESQVTSLDLSDPAHPKEEWTYKHPRREFPYFSSPAVTDELVLIGGRDKMLHAIDRKSGEGRWTFTTRARVESSPVVSGQRVFFGAGSGEVFGLNLADGSVAWQFDSGSGFTAAPAIAQGHLVIGTLDGELLCFGGPK; encoded by the coding sequence ATGGAAAAAGTCAAGACCGTGTTGGGCCGGTCCCTGGGGCTGGTCTGGATGGCGCTCCTGGCGGCTGCAGTCGCCGCGCCCCTCGACTCGGCCCAGGACTGGAACCAGTGGCGCGGGGGAGCCCAGCAGCGCGGACTGGCCGCCGACACGCTTCCCGCAAACCTTCAGCCTCAGTGGAAATTCGAGATCCCCGTGGGCATCGAGTCCAGCGCCGCCATCGTCGACGGCACCGTCTACGTGGGCGGATTGGACGGGCACCTCTACGCCCTCAACCTCTCCGACGGCAAGCTGAAGTGGAAGTACGACGCCGGCGAAGAGATCAAGTCCTCTCCCGCCGTCCGCCACGGGACCGTTTACATAGGCGACGAGTTGGGCAACTTCCACGCCGTCGACGCCCGCAGCGGCCAAGCCCGCTGGGTCTACGAGACCAACGGGCCCGTCACCTCCTCGGCCAACTTTTTTGGCGAGTGGGTGCTCTTCGGCTCCTACGACAACAACCTCTACTGCCTCAAGACTTCGGACGGCAGCCTGGTTTGGAAGCTTGAAACGGCCGGCTACGTGCACGCCACGCCCGCCATCGTGGGCGATTACGTGACCGTGGCCGGATGCGACGCCACCTTCAGGCTGGTTCGAATCTCAGACGGCCGGCAAGTCGCTCTCTTCGAGCTTGCGGGCTATGTGGCTTCCTCCCCGGCCATCGTCGGCCGGCACGCCTACTTCGGGAACTTCGAGTCTCAGGTCACGTCATTGGACCTGAGCGATCCGGCCCACCCCAAAGAGGAGTGGACCTACAAGCATCCACGCCGAGAATTCCCCTACTTCTCTTCGCCGGCGGTGACCGATGAACTGGTGCTGATCGGGGGACGCGACAAGATGCTGCACGCTATCGACCGCAAGAGCGGAGAAGGGCGCTGGACCTTCACTACTCGGGCCCGGGTGGAATCCTCGCCCGTGGTTTCGGGACAGCGGGTTTTCTTCGGGGCGGGCAGCGGCGAGGTCTTCGGCCTCAACCTGGCGGACGGCTCGGTGGCCTGGCAATTCGACAGCGGATCGGGCTTCACTGCCGCACCCGCCATCGCTCAGGGACACCTGGTGATCGGCACGTTGGACGGCGAACTCCTCTGCTTCGGAGGGCCGAAATAG
- a CDS encoding TonB-dependent siderophore receptor codes for MNRVISTLFFCLLGFPLAAAQEPAAQSAAPASSQQQGAGSESETDGSGEQDLRGPETSVTVQGRVEAIPSQSTTAGKMAIDLHKTPLSVSVVNNGVLQAQNAVVLSDALRNAAGVNVQSGFGIFDFFTVRGFDNLSTGLVLIDGTSEPESTFYQLYNVERVEVLRGPAAFLYGANALSGTVNLVRKQPLFNRSFADFEITGGSFQTYRGRFDVNVVDPSETIAFRFNGTHQDASNYRDGKDSYLTAFNPSFTWKISEDSRLSLNFEYVRNKFTPDAGIPLFNGAIPDIDRQTSFESPFDTSQQNIHRLRAEWTHRLSDRVTFRNKFYVSDLDWESDGTLYGGVFPNQQGGTDIFRFFSSLDDKQRFTGNQAEFLVQARTGDLRHEFIFGFETAKLDDRFTLDNFFLPTIDLFNPVEFARPEFLIPIPFQSQQGDARSLVFAPYFLDRLVFSDAVQIFLGARFDHIDFEDPLNNLQRSDNEFSPMAGIVVEPVGGLTLYASAGRSFAPPSTLTTQPREPETGRNYEGGIKHRFLDGRLLATLAVYHTERENIAIFDDNGATTQAGDQRSRGVELELSAEFLPNWFTYASYAYNDAELTRFNERLQISQIPPQFLTVDRSGNDPAFAPDHLFNLWTHKEFLSGFGLGAGLRYVSEQFIAEDNAFAIDDYVLINAMASYRLNNWRFAVNFENIGDTDYETRGFTSQSVIPGDPFAVYASLRYAFEF; via the coding sequence GTGAATAGAGTTATCTCTACGCTGTTTTTCTGCCTGCTCGGTTTTCCTCTCGCCGCGGCCCAGGAGCCGGCGGCTCAATCAGCCGCCCCCGCATCCTCGCAACAGCAGGGAGCCGGCAGCGAAAGTGAAACCGACGGGTCCGGCGAGCAAGACCTGAGGGGACCCGAGACTTCGGTCACGGTACAGGGCCGGGTGGAAGCCATTCCCTCCCAGAGTACGACCGCGGGCAAGATGGCCATCGACCTTCACAAGACCCCGCTTTCGGTCAGCGTGGTGAACAATGGCGTGCTGCAGGCCCAGAACGCCGTCGTCCTCAGCGACGCTCTGCGCAACGCCGCCGGCGTCAACGTGCAGAGCGGCTTCGGCATTTTCGACTTTTTCACCGTGCGGGGCTTCGACAACCTCAGCACCGGACTCGTCCTCATCGACGGCACCTCCGAGCCGGAATCGACCTTTTATCAGCTCTACAACGTGGAGCGAGTGGAAGTCCTGCGCGGCCCGGCCGCCTTTCTCTACGGGGCCAACGCCCTCTCGGGAACCGTCAACCTGGTGCGCAAACAACCGCTCTTCAACCGCAGTTTCGCCGACTTCGAGATCACAGGCGGCAGCTTTCAGACCTACCGCGGACGCTTCGACGTCAACGTGGTCGATCCCTCGGAGACGATCGCCTTCCGCTTCAACGGCACCCACCAGGACGCCTCCAACTACCGCGACGGCAAAGACAGCTACCTGACGGCCTTCAACCCGTCCTTCACCTGGAAGATCAGCGAGGACAGCCGGCTCAGCCTCAACTTCGAGTACGTCCGCAACAAGTTCACGCCCGATGCCGGCATCCCCCTCTTCAACGGAGCCATTCCCGACATCGACCGCCAGACCTCCTTCGAGTCGCCGTTCGATACGTCGCAACAGAACATTCACCGCCTGCGGGCCGAGTGGACGCATCGCCTTTCCGACCGCGTCACCTTCCGCAACAAGTTCTATGTCAGCGACCTGGATTGGGAGTCGGACGGAACCCTCTACGGGGGCGTCTTTCCCAACCAGCAGGGAGGAACCGATATCTTCCGCTTTTTCTCCTCCCTCGACGACAAGCAGCGCTTCACCGGCAATCAGGCCGAGTTCCTGGTGCAGGCCCGCACCGGGGATCTGCGCCACGAGTTCATCTTCGGATTCGAGACCGCCAAGCTCGACGACCGCTTCACGCTCGACAATTTCTTCCTGCCCACCATCGATCTCTTTAACCCGGTCGAGTTCGCCCGGCCCGAATTTTTGATTCCCATCCCCTTTCAATCCCAGCAGGGCGACGCCCGCAGCCTTGTCTTTGCACCTTACTTTCTCGACCGGCTGGTCTTCTCCGATGCCGTGCAGATTTTCCTGGGAGCCCGTTTCGACCACATCGACTTCGAGGACCCGCTCAACAACCTGCAGCGCAGCGACAACGAGTTCTCGCCCATGGCGGGAATCGTGGTGGAGCCGGTGGGCGGACTGACCCTCTACGCTTCGGCCGGACGCTCCTTCGCGCCTCCCTCCACCCTCACCACCCAGCCCCGCGAACCCGAGACCGGACGCAACTACGAGGGAGGCATCAAGCACCGCTTCCTGGACGGACGGCTGCTGGCCACCCTGGCCGTCTACCATACCGAGCGCGAGAACATCGCCATCTTCGACGACAACGGCGCCACCACTCAGGCCGGCGACCAGCGTTCGCGCGGCGTCGAGTTGGAGCTGTCGGCGGAATTCCTGCCCAACTGGTTCACTTACGCGTCCTACGCCTACAACGACGCCGAGCTGACCCGCTTCAACGAGCGCCTGCAGATCTCCCAGATCCCTCCACAGTTCCTTACCGTCGACCGCTCGGGCAACGATCCGGCCTTCGCTCCCGACCACCTCTTCAACCTGTGGACTCACAAGGAGTTCCTGAGCGGATTCGGATTGGGTGCGGGATTGCGCTACGTCAGCGAGCAGTTCATCGCCGAAGACAACGCCTTCGCCATCGACGATTACGTCTTGATCAACGCCATGGCCTCATACCGGCTCAACAACTGGCGCTTCGCGGTCAATTTCGAGAACATCGGCGACACCGACTACGAGACCCGCGGCTTCACCAGCCAGTCGGTCATCCCCGGCGACCCCTTCGCCGTCTACGCCTCGCTGCGCTACGCCTTCGAGTTTTGA
- a CDS encoding coproporphyrinogen-III oxidase family protein: MSSSARPEPATANLEPEKTDVGSVFVSNYPPYSAWTEDDLEAARQALDAPARAGADLGLYMHIPFCRRRCKFCYFRVYTDKNARDIQGYLENLVREIEIYSQKPAVRGRPLRFIYFGGGTPSYISAKHLRATVDKIKRHLPWESAQEVAFECEPGTLTQSKVEAIRDIGVTRVSLGVEHFNDDILKENGRAHQSQEIYRCWPWIQEKGFDQVNIDLIAGMVGESWDTWKEAVEKAIELSPDSVTIYQMELPFNTTYSSHILKGQEIEVADWETKRDWHQYAVEQLTSNGYRISSAYTLLKEDQQASFVYRDSVWQGADMMGTGVSAFGHMSGVHIQNEAGWEQYQQALEEGQLPWKRAFKTAPGQRLIREMILQLKLGRLATDYFKQKFDTDIIDRFRPAFESLRQADMLDFDDEVIQLTTKGLLRVDQLLPKFYEEKYQGARYT; encoded by the coding sequence ATGAGCAGTTCCGCACGACCTGAACCGGCAACCGCCAATCTGGAGCCCGAGAAGACCGACGTGGGCAGCGTCTTCGTGTCCAACTACCCGCCTTACTCGGCCTGGACCGAAGACGACCTGGAAGCCGCCCGCCAGGCGCTGGACGCGCCTGCTCGGGCCGGCGCCGACCTGGGGCTCTACATGCACATTCCCTTCTGCCGGCGCCGCTGCAAGTTCTGCTATTTCAGGGTCTACACCGACAAGAATGCCCGCGACATTCAAGGCTACCTGGAAAACCTGGTGCGCGAGATCGAGATCTACAGCCAAAAGCCCGCCGTACGCGGACGCCCCCTCAGGTTCATCTACTTCGGAGGCGGCACTCCCTCTTACATCAGCGCCAAGCATCTGCGCGCGACCGTCGACAAGATCAAGCGGCACCTTCCCTGGGAGAGCGCCCAGGAGGTGGCCTTCGAGTGCGAGCCGGGAACCCTGACCCAGAGCAAAGTGGAGGCCATCCGCGACATCGGGGTCACCCGCGTCAGCCTGGGAGTGGAACACTTCAACGACGACATCCTCAAGGAAAACGGACGCGCCCACCAGTCGCAAGAGATCTACCGCTGCTGGCCCTGGATCCAGGAAAAAGGCTTCGACCAGGTCAACATCGACCTTATCGCCGGAATGGTCGGCGAGAGCTGGGACACCTGGAAGGAAGCCGTAGAGAAGGCCATTGAATTGAGTCCCGACAGCGTCACCATCTACCAGATGGAACTGCCCTTCAACACCACCTATTCGTCGCACATCCTCAAGGGCCAGGAGATCGAGGTGGCCGACTGGGAAACCAAGCGGGACTGGCATCAGTACGCCGTCGAGCAACTGACCTCCAACGGCTACCGCATCTCCAGCGCCTACACCCTGCTCAAAGAAGACCAGCAGGCTTCTTTCGTCTATCGTGACTCGGTCTGGCAGGGGGCCGACATGATGGGTACCGGAGTCTCAGCCTTCGGGCACATGTCGGGCGTCCACATCCAGAACGAGGCGGGATGGGAACAGTACCAGCAGGCCTTGGAAGAAGGCCAATTGCCCTGGAAGCGGGCCTTCAAGACGGCCCCCGGCCAGCGCCTGATCCGGGAGATGATCTTGCAGCTCAAGCTGGGGCGCCTGGCCACCGATTACTTTAAGCAGAAATTCGATACCGATATCATCGACCGGTTTCGGCCCGCCTTCGAGAGCCTGCGTCAAGCCGACATGCTCGATTTCGACGACGAGGTCATCCAACTCACCACCAAGGGCCTGCTGCGCGTCGATCAACTGCTTCCCAAGTTTTACGAGGAGAAATACCAGGGAGCGCGCTACACCTGA
- the ligD gene encoding non-homologous end-joining DNA ligase: MTRKQVTLDTRTISLSRQDKVYFPDEGITKGEVVEYYRRVAEVMLPHLRDRPVTMHRFPDGIKGESWYHKDAPDYFPDWIETVEVPKEGGTVRHVVCNDAATLVYLANQGCLTPHIWLGRRDDLHRPDRLIFDLDPSADDLPLTRFATRKVGERLRRDGLRPFLMTTGSRGFHVVVPLRRRHDFDQVRAYAYRVAEELVSQHPEKLTAASRKAKRGKRVFIDFFRNSYAQTSVAPYSLRARPGAPVATPVEWDELAGLDPQAYTLKNLFRRLAQKPDPWEGIDSDPCRLPV; the protein is encoded by the coding sequence ATGACTCGGAAACAGGTCACGCTCGATACCAGGACCATCTCGCTTTCCCGCCAGGACAAGGTCTACTTTCCTGATGAGGGGATAACCAAGGGAGAGGTGGTCGAATATTACCGCAGGGTGGCAGAGGTGATGCTGCCGCACTTGCGGGATCGTCCGGTGACCATGCATCGGTTTCCCGACGGCATCAAAGGAGAGAGCTGGTATCACAAGGACGCTCCTGACTACTTTCCCGACTGGATCGAGACGGTGGAGGTGCCCAAGGAGGGCGGCACGGTGCGTCATGTTGTCTGCAACGACGCCGCCACCCTGGTCTACCTGGCCAACCAGGGTTGTCTGACGCCCCACATCTGGCTGGGACGCAGGGACGATTTGCATCGCCCCGACCGCCTGATCTTCGATCTCGACCCTTCAGCCGACGATCTCCCGCTGACCCGCTTCGCCACCCGCAAGGTGGGTGAACGCCTGCGCCGGGACGGACTACGGCCCTTCCTCATGACAACCGGATCGCGCGGGTTCCACGTAGTCGTCCCGCTGCGCCGCCGGCATGACTTCGACCAGGTGCGCGCTTATGCCTACCGCGTGGCCGAAGAGCTGGTATCCCAACACCCGGAGAAGCTCACCGCGGCCAGCCGCAAGGCCAAGCGCGGCAAAAGGGTCTTCATCGACTTCTTCCGCAACTCCTACGCCCAGACCTCGGTAGCGCCCTACAGCCTGCGCGCCCGCCCCGGCGCCCCGGTGGCCACGCCCGTCGAGTGGGACGAACTGGCAGGCCTCGACCCCCAAGCCTATACCCTCAAGAACCTCTTCCGCCGCCTGGCCCAAAAACCCGACCCCTGGGAGGGAATTGACTCTGATCCCTGCCGGTTGCCTGTTTAG